The Oreochromis niloticus isolate F11D_XX linkage group LG15, O_niloticus_UMD_NMBU, whole genome shotgun sequence genome includes a region encoding these proteins:
- the LOC109194730 gene encoding uncharacterized protein LOC109194730, with product MDEFRWIQMFLCLMIQIAVSSTVSVNETSMFMKVGDDVTLPCVNVIDEQNNCNGTTWVFTSRNKPTTVELITLGQIGAKAKTKSDRLSVTANCSLLIKKLTVEDVGFYYCQQYKVEETPSKYTLVRQSLVHLSVITLTEHKDTDKVTLSCSVVRNGDCHHTVKWLITGQDVDKENKEIVTSQTVCFTNVSVPKSHFLHSSTDKILKCEVTDTKSGRVQVFSPQPSGEETVDPKTTTKMNRKSESDTTSGTTTITKSSPSITG from the exons atGGATGAATTCAGAtggattcaaatgtttttatgtctgATGATTCAGATCGCAG TCTCCTCAACAGTATCTGTAAATGAAACATCCATGTTTATGAAAGttggagatgacgtcactctgcctTGTGTAAATGTGATAGATGAGCAGAATAACTGTAATGGTACTACGTGGGTCTTTACTTCaagaaacaaaccaacaacagtAGAGCTGATCACACTTGGACAGATTGGTGCAAAAGCTAAAACtaaatcagacagactgagtGTTACAGCGAACTGTTCTCTGCTTATAAAGAAGCTCACAGTTGAGGATGTTGGTTTTTATTACTGTCAACAATACAAAGTCGAGGAAACACCATCTAAATACACTCTGGTTCGTCAGTCTTTGGTTCATCTCTCTGTTATTACCT TGACTGAACATAAGGACACTGATAAGGTGACATTAAGCTGCTCTGTGGTGAGAAATGGAGATTGCCATCACACAGTGAAGTGGCTGATTACAGGTCAAGATGTGGACAAAGAGAACAAAGAAATAGTGACTTCACAGACTGTCTGCTTCACCAATGTGTCTGTTCCAAAGTCTCACTTTCTCCACTCATCAACTGATAAAATACTCAAGTGTGAGGTGACTGACACTAAATCAGGAAGAGTACAGGTGTTTAGCCCACAGCCCTCAGGTGAGGAAACAG ttgacccaaaaacaacaacaaaaatgaacagaaaatctGAAAGCGACACAACATCAGGAACAACCACAATAACAAAAAGTAGTCCTTCCATAACAGGTTAG